CTCCAACGCCCACCACGGCCTCTTTGCTGTGCTGGCCGCCCTCTGGCATCGCGAGAAGACAGGCGAGGGGCAGTGGATCGACATGAGCCAGCTCGAAGCAACCGTGGGGCTCGCGGGTGAGGCGCTGATGGACTATTTCATGAACCGGCGGGTGTGGAAGACTCAGGGCGCCACGCACGCGAGCCTCGCGCCCCACGGGATCTATCCCTGCCGCGGCGAGGACGAATGGGTCGCGCTGGCCTGTCAGACCGAGGCCGAGTGGCGTGCCTTCTGCCAGGTGGTGGGCGACCCGGCCTGGTGCGGTGAGCCGCGGTTCGGCGATCTGGACCGCCGCAAGAAGAACGGTGACGCGCTGGACGCTCGGATCACCGAATGGACTCGGGCTGTCGACTGCGCAGAGATCGTCTCGCGCTGCCAGGCGCTCGGCCTCCCCGCCGCGCCGGTCCTGGGTCTGGAGGCCCACGATGCCCACCCCTATTTTCGCGCGCGCGGCACACTCGCGTCCGTTACGCACCCGGTCGTCGGCTCGCTCCGCCTCTACGCCTCGCCCATCAAGCTCGCCGAGACTCCGGGCTGGATCGACAGACCGGCTCCGTGCCTCGGGGAGGACAACCCGCGGATCTTCGGCGAGCTCCTCGGCCTCGCTCCTGACGAGATCGAGCAGCTTCGGGCCGACGGCCTCCTGCGCTGACCAGCCGGGGCTTGCGCATGCGCTGCGTCTCTGTCATGATGGATTTGTGGAGAGGAGACGCCTGATCCTGCTTCTCGCGCTGGCGGCGGGCCTGGCGCTCGCTGCTGTCGGGCCGGCCTGGGCTCAGCAGGTGGAGATCGTGGCCCCGCCGCCCGAGCGTGTGAAGCCTCCCGAGCTGGTCCTCCCGGGTCAGCCGCCCCAGATCACCCACCCGCGCGAGAGCGACTTCACGCCGGACAACGTCCGCACGCGTCACGACCCGGCCTTCATCGCGCCGTTCACGACCACGGTGCGGACCGGTCCCAACACCGCGGTCCGCTTCGGCCTGTCCGGCTGGACGGCACCGCCGGTCCGTCGTGACGTCCTGGTCGCCCGCGAGCACCCCGGGTGGTTCGCGCTCGGCTTCACCGTCGTCTGGGACGTTCCCGTGGAACCTCCCAAGCCCCGGGCCTCCTCCGCCCCTCCCGCCGCGCTTCGTTAGCCGTGGCCGCTCCGGACTGGCCGGCAGGATCCCGCTCGGCGTGCGCGTTCACGTTTGATCTCGACGCCGAGAGCCTGTGGCTCGCCCGCGGCACCGAGGAGCCGGTGGCGCTCTCGCAGGGTCGCTTCGGCCCGGTCGAAGCGCTGCCGCGGATCCTGGAGCTGCTTCGCACACGCGGAATCCGCGCCACGTTCTTCATCCCGGGCTGGGTCGCGGACCATCATCCGAACGCGGTCCAGGCTGTTCTCGCCGATGGCCACGAGATCGGCTGCCACGGCTACCGTCACGAGCGCGTCAGCGAGGTTCCCGCGGCGGAAGAGGAAGCGATCCTCGAGAAGAGCGTGGCGACGCTGGAGCGCCACACCGGGAAGCGCCCGAAGGGCTACCGCGCCCCGGCCTGGCAGCTTTCCTCTCACACCCTCGATCTGCTGGCCCGCTACGGCTTCGAGTACTCCTCCAACTTCATGGATCGCCTGACCCCGTACCTCCACGCGCCGGTCGCCGGCCGCGCGCTGGTGGAGATTCCCGTGAGCTGGGTGCTGGACGACGCGCCGTACTTCCTCTTCACCGGG
The genomic region above belongs to Candidatus Rokuibacteriota bacterium and contains:
- a CDS encoding polysaccharide deacetylase; amino-acid sequence: MAAPDWPAGSRSACAFTFDLDAESLWLARGTEEPVALSQGRFGPVEALPRILELLRTRGIRATFFIPGWVADHHPNAVQAVLADGHEIGCHGYRHERVSEVPAAEEEAILEKSVATLERHTGKRPKGYRAPAWQLSSHTLDLLARYGFEYSSNFMDRLTPYLHAPVAGRALVEIPVSWVLDDAPYFLFTGTRSLQPPGPVLEGWISEFRGIHQAGGVTTFTFHPQIIGRPSRLACLAVLVETVQKTSGVWVTALEAIAEHWRTTSR
- a CDS encoding CoA transferase; the encoded protein is MRPLDGIRVVDFGWVAVGPVLSSLLAEFGAEVIKVESSRRLDYCRLIPTPLGEDEKVSDALASRAHEIDTVLLFHQYNRGKLGITVDLRHPGAPELLKRLVARSDVVVENFSPSVLREVGLDYPALARVKPDLIMISCSAVGHGGPWEAVRTFAPSLSSLAGLERLIGYPGERCLGALTFGYADPSNAHHGLFAVLAALWHREKTGEGQWIDMSQLEATVGLAGEALMDYFMNRRVWKTQGATHASLAPHGIYPCRGEDEWVALACQTEAEWRAFCQVVGDPAWCGEPRFGDLDRRKKNGDALDARITEWTRAVDCAEIVSRCQALGLPAAPVLGLEAHDAHPYFRARGTLASVTHPVVGSLRLYASPIKLAETPGWIDRPAPCLGEDNPRIFGELLGLAPDEIEQLRADGLLR